A window of the Lolium perenne isolate Kyuss_39 chromosome 7, Kyuss_2.0, whole genome shotgun sequence genome harbors these coding sequences:
- the LOC127314844 gene encoding putative glycerol-3-phosphate transporter 1, translating to MAQPHETTSRKPPGLRLFRGAKALRNYQTLVLVLTFLAYTCFHMTRKITSIVKSELDPQTRVGSAWGRLHTRNTLNVGWYPFNTSDGSALLGEIDVAFLAVYSLGMFFAGHLGDRMDLRIVLTIGMIGTAIFTALFGAGYWLNIHSFYYFLVFQMISGLFQSSGWPSVVAVVGNWFGKSKRGLIMGIWNAHTSIGNISGSLLAAALLRYGWGWSFAIPSFIMALVGLVVFFFLPVSPEVMEIEIDDGEINSDKDTAKEPLLEPGQEVKHKAIGFLEAWRIPGVAPFALCLFFSKLVAYTFLYWLPFYISHTPIGNEYLSDAMAGSLSTIFDVGGVLGGVLAGHISDRLNARAITAASFMYCAIPALFLYRTYGSMSMTWNICLMFITGMFVNGPYALITTAVSADLGTHSSLNGNSRALATVTAIIDGTGSVGAAIGPLLTGYISTESWSAVFTMLMAAALLAGLLLTHLVCAELKGKLSSVSKCVATCSDEV from the exons ATGGCTCAGCCTCATGAGACAACGAGCAGGAAACCTCCTGGCCTTCGGTTATTCAGAGGTGCCAAGGCATTAAGAAATTACCAGACGCTTGTCTTGGTCCTTACGTTCTTGGCATACACATGCTTCCATATGACTCGGAAGATAACAAGCATTGTCAAGAGTGAGCTCGATCCCCAGACAAGGGTGGGATCTGCGTGGGGACGATTGCACACACGCAACACTCTCAACGTCGGCTGGTACCCATTTAACACCTCTGATGGTTCCGCTTTGCTTGGTGAGATAGATGTGGCATTCCTTGCGGTGTATTCTCTTGGGATGTTCTTTGCCGGGCATCTTGGTGACCGCATGGACTTAAGGATCGTTCTGACAATTGGCATGATTGGGACTGCCATATTCACTGCCCTCTTTGGTGCTGGATATTGGCTAAATATTCATAGCTTTTACTACTTCCTGGTCTTTCAGATGATTTCAGGCTTATTTCAATCATCTGGGTGGCCTTCGGTCGTTGCAGTTGTTGGGAACTGGTTCGGGAAGAGCAAGAGAGGATTGATTATGGGTATATGGAATGCACACACTTCTATTGGAAACATATCTGGTTCACTGCTTGCTGCAGCTCTGCTTAGGTATGGATGGGGTTGGTCATTTGCCATCCCCAGCTTTATCATGGCTCTTGTTGGGTTGGTGGTCTTCTTTTTCTTGCCAGTTAGTCCTGAGGTAATGGAGATAGAGATTGATGATGGGGAGATAAACTCAGACAAGGATACTGCCAAGGAGCCTCTTTTGGAACCAGGCCAAGAAGTGAAACATAAGGCAATAGGATTTTTAGAAGCATGGAGGATTCCTGGAGTTGCACCTTTTGCTCTCTGCCTCTTCTTCTCCAAGTTGGTTGCGTACACCTTCCTGTATTGGCTACCATTCTACATCAGCCATACAC CTATTGGCAATGAGTACCTCTCTGATGCGATGGCTGGCAGCTTGTCAACAATCTTCGACGTTGGAGGTGTGTTGGGAGGAGTCCTTGCCGGTCACATCTCCGATCGCCTAAATGCACGAGCAATCACTGCTGCAAGCTTCATGTACTGTGCGATACCTGCCCTCTTCTTGTACCGCACATATGGAAGCATGTCCATGACGTGGAACATTTGCCTCATGTTCATCACCGGCATGTTTGTCAATGGCCCTTATGCACTGATCACAACCGCAGTGTCAGCTGACCTTGGCACTCACAGCTCGTTGAATGGTAATTCCCGGGCACTGGCTACCGTGACAGCAATCATCGATGGGACAGGGTCGGTTGGCGCCGCTATCGGGCCATTGCTGACAGGATACATCTCAACAGAGAGCTGGAGCGCTGTCTTCACAATGTTGATGGCAGCCGCTCTTCTTGCTGGGCtcctcttgacacatcttgtatgTGCTGAGCTAAAAGGAAAGCTCTCCAGTGTGAGCAAGTGCGTAGCTACCTGCTCTGATGAAGTGTAA